The genome window TAAACTTCCTAATGTTCACTCATCGGTCTATTAATACCTGAAAGAAGACATAAATGGGTGTCTAAATTTGACAATGTGGAAGAGGatattagagcaactccaacaggGGTGGCCAATGCTTATGTGGCGTGGCACTCTTAGTTGCCAACCTATTGGAGCTCTATGGTTGCCAAGAGGTTGCCTCTCAAGGTTGCAAAACTTGACAACATCCTCATTTAGCTAAAAACAAACTATTATCCAAAAACTATTTTTCACCTTACCCATTATACAATTtcatattatgttatatattttactaatattaatatagGAGACCACATTGGCAACTTCTATAGTTGCCAACTATTGGAGTGTATTTTGCGAAAAGGTTGCCAAAAAGTGATATGGAAAAgagatatattaaaaaacaaatatatgcaGTGAGTTGACAAGGTTTGACAACTATTTCGGCAATCcatattggagatgctcttagcatCACATGGTGGAACTTATTGACTTTTTTGTAAAAGACAACACGATTATGGATGGGCATCAGATCACTTAGCGGCATGATTAGGGATGGGCATCAGGTCACTTAGCTGCAGAAGAATGTCATCCCCGCCCCCATCCCTGAATCTAATATTGCTCCCCGAACCCTCCCCTATTTTTGAACAGAGATTCTTTTGCTCCCCAATCCTTGTCCGGAATGAGGAACGAGCTCAGGCATGTCATCTTTTCTCaaaaaatatagtaatatatatattcattaatataatctctaatcaaaaatattttagcaagtcataaatataatattcttCTACTCTTATATACTAATCTTAAATCCGTGCAAAGCACAGACGAGTTTATGGtgagaaatttattatttataatttaatattaatatcattttattagtggtTTAGTATTGTTGGATGCCCATAATTTTTTGCATGGGAGATTCTATGATAATAAATTgaagtttaaataattatattaaccgACTTATCATACTTTCTCTTAtaaatttagcttttacaatgtttttctaatattaatatgtgatcatgtgtatttcaattaattttaattcaaactaaataatatttttcatttttcatatttctttaTTTGTAAggaaaaagataatatttattttgtattggcTTCATGTTTGTCTTGAATAAGATAAcattagagttagaaagagtTACATGATAGTTCGTGTTTTTCTTGGAGTAGAACACGTTAGAATTGAGAAGAGTTACATGAGAGTTCGTGGTTGTTTTCGAGTTAAACATGTTATAATTAAGAAGAAACATGTTGGCCTGTCGCTccttatttatataattgtttatatatgttttattgaaaaacttaGAGAACTTGCGGGCGACTTACATTCAAGGAACAGAAGAATGAAGAAAGAAATTAGCAAAcaattttttatcaatttatgtCATATTTGAATTGTTATTACATTAAAGTAATATTAAATGTAACTTATTGTGAAAGTTAATAATATTtgatcaataaattaataagatATTCTGGAATTAATAAGGTGACATTCAGATTGCACATTCGGTTGAGGATGATCTGAAAGGAGAAGCACAGAGAGGATCTCTAGCCCTTTGAGAAATGAGTATGTTATTTCAAACTATTTACGCTAATAAACATGTACTTGCAAATATAATCTTGCTCCAGTCACAATACAAGGTAGTAACACCGACAAATGCTTTAATTGTGAATGATTGGGCATAAGACGTATGAGTGTCCTCCTAAACAAAACAACCATTATAAATGAGTCAATGTGGTGGAAAAAGAAAGTCCAGATAATTTATATGTCGAGTTGACTAAAGAAGATATagaacatttataaaaaaaatcctgGTTTTATGCAAGCTACACACAAGCCTGAGAATGATCCACATGTTCAAGAAAATTAAATCTTTCACACTAGAGTTACATATTCTCATAAGGGGTGTTCTCTCATAGTACTGGATAAATGATGTGAAGCTTAAGGTTTCTAGGAGGTGCTTGATTAAATTTTCAGCCGGGCAGTTTAATATTGCAGCTATGTGTGATGTTCTTCCACAGAAGCTTTGCGATTTTATTATGGGGCGTGCATGCTTTGTTTATGTACATGCGGATGATTTGACAGACCCTGTTCCTGCTACGACATTTGCCCATTTGGATGCTACTATCGTACTATCAAAAGGATTAGCCGCCAAAGGTATCTATCCAAGAGTAGACCTTTTACATTCAACGTCAATTATGCTCCAACCCCGGATTGTTGGTGAGGACCATTATGAAACTGCGCAAAATTTGATCAAGATGCTCACCACATGCCAACACATATACGTTTGTCAAGAATAGTCATAGCTCACATGGCACGTACTCCTCATGGTTTTATTAACTAAACGGAGTTGAGTTCTTTTCGGCGCAGGAGAATTGATGCAGGACAATCGGTCAAAAAGCATAGAAAAACATTTGGGAACATATAGGAGGCTTTGGAAGCCCAACTAAttagttttgtaagttttatttcaatttttaatgatATTCCTTAACTATCTATTATTGTAGTAGAATTTGATTTGTGTTGGGAAAGCACTttagatttattatatatatatatatatatttatataagatattagCTTGTATACGGGAGTTTATTGCATTCAAATAATATAACGGTGttttttataactttttctTTCAGAGGAGTACTTAAACCCTAATCAGCCCCACCCCCCCTAGCATAGAAGCTTTAGGTTCctagtaatattattcataCATTTGTGTTCATATGATCTCCGTAAGTAGGCAATGCATAACGGAAATTTATATTCCGGTGCTGCATTCACATTTAAAGGGAGTACACGGGCTTTAATATCATGAGTTGAATATTTATATCACAACCATTGTTTTTGCAGATGGTTGTGTGCATTTTTAGTTGCTGCATCAATTGCATGTGCAAACAATCATTCTTATGAAAATGATAGAAGTTTGGCAAGAAtgttaacaaatatatattgcaCAGTGAGGCAATTATAAAATGAACTAACTTTCGCTCAATCACCTTGAACAATCCACCCTGAACCAGTGCAAAGAAAAGTCCAGATGTCACTACATTTGCAGCCTGATTAGGACCGCCCATTCCACTCACCAATGAAAACATGGCTCCAGAACCAAAAGCTGCAACCATACTGCAGTAACAGATTCAATATGTaagatatatagacatatagaCTCATAGAGAGAAAGATATATAGGATACATTGTTACCAGAAgcataaaattataatacacagtacaataaaattataaaacgtATATTGAAAAAGACAGTTCTTTACAAGTACAGTAACTTAATACATACGGAATATAAGGTATAAACAGCTAAATTATAGCATATCAGCAAGACCATATTATAGTGTGCTTTAGCATCTTAAAcaattaacaaaaaattaatatataagaaaatgatAACTTGGACACCTGTTATCATACATATACAGGCACAGCACAAAAACTCCCACCAAAATGTGGCATGCCATCATAATTTCAACCAAGTAGAACAAAAAAGCTCAAATTGAAGTAAGGTAAGCACAccccaaaaattaaaatagtgtTTTCTTGTTGTGTAAATACATTAAAAGATTAAAGTGAAACACTGAGGTAATGCAAACACTTGCCTAGACTGGACATCCTCCTTGCCACGTATTCTTTTCATAACACAAGTAATACCGGCATTCACACCTGTCATAACAGCAAAATTCCGGGCCTGTACCAAAGGACCCCCTGCAAGAGCCTGTAAGCAAAACAACATTTCAATTATCTTCGATTATCGGTAAACACAAGATTCACCAATCAACACAAACTCATATTATTAGTAATTGGAATATATAAAAGACACATAACTAACCCAATTACCCCCATTTAATTATAAAGGAACAAACTTTCATGCTTCTTAAGCTCACTAGTCTTGTACAACACCTCTGCATAACTTAtgcagagagagaagagagggagagagagagggggggggagagagagagagagagagagggagggagggagagagggcgagagagagagagagagagagagagagagagagagggagggagggagagagggcgagagagagagagagagagagacctgggCTTGCTGAAGAGAAGCCATGGCCTGGGGATTAAGAGCAGCATTAGGGGGAGGAGTAGGAAGAACAGAATTGACATCATTAGTAAGAGTTCCCATAAAGCCACCAATAGCAGCACCCTGAGCAGCACTAGTAGCAGTAACAACAGCAGCTTCAACACCCAAAGACTGCTTAGCCAGCCAGCTCTTAAACCCACTTTCCAATTCTTTAAACTTGGTCTGAAACAGAGTTACTGGGTTTTCATTTTGACCCATCATCCCCCTTGTCATCTCCACCACTCCTGTCTTCCCTTCTGCCATTGTCTCTGTATGTATCGATTGTGTAAATTGTAAGTATTGTTTTGCTTTGGGGATGGAGGCTTTTATTTTAAGAGGATAACATGAGCTCCTAATTTCCTGTTTTGCCCTTTCCTAACTTCCTTCCGGGACTGCAGCTGGTTTACACGCTGCCTCACAAGCAGTTGTGCTGTGACTTCCTGGCtttcatgtttttaatttttatttcgatTTTCGTTAGGGGTGTTCACCGGACCGCCCACACCGCAcaaaccgcccacaccgcaccaaaccgcaccacaaaacgcggttttaaatttttatggtGCGGTCGCGGGTTGAATTTCTTACAAACCGCGCGGTGTGGTGCGGGTTGTGGTTTTATATTTAAGTatcgcggttcaaaccgcaccgcaccgcatataataatatatatatatatatatatataatatttatattatttaattatatacatatattatttttatattaatatattacatctttatttattaaaagattATACTGACTTCGTGATAGACCAAGTCCATATAGATATgcattatatttcatatttgcCCAATTTAATAGTCTTTACTGTAATCCAATATTAGCTCTAATTTGTATTCGATTCTTGAAATGTTCTACTCCTTTTCAATATAACATTGTTTTTTGAGTTTGTATTTGTAATGTGACCACACTTGAATGTTGATTAGGTCACTGAATGAAGAGACAAAAATACTTAGTGacttctaaattttattataatttttaatttttaatttttataattttaaaagtgaaATTGTTAGACCGCACAAACCGCATAAACcacaccgcaccgcaccgcattcATGTGGTGTGGTTTATGTGGTTTTTTATTAACGCGGTGCGGTCGCGGTTTGAATATTTAACCAAACCGCATATGCGGGTTGGTCTGCGGTTTTAgaaaaaaaccgcaccgcccgcaccgcgaacaccccTAATTTTCGTTGTCCGTGAAaatctattatttatttaattataataaataaaacatatattatcattaaatttatataattttaaagaatttgacatatatattatattattaaatcttaAATGCAAAAATTTTAATGTTAATTTATAGCTTGGTATAACGGAATCTTAGTTTGTAAAATGCATAGTAGGTCTATTTTGAATTCTTTAGTTAGGTAGACTTGTAATCAGATTATgcagaattatatatataatattcatttcggttcaaaaccaaaatatatttttaaatctgAACCGAATCGATATTATTTTCGGTTTAAATTGAAAAACCGAATTAGCCAAATtactgaaaaaaataaaaatgaaccgAAATTATGGTTCGTTTTCGAGTTTGGGTTCGGTTTTACTCACCCCTACCCTTCgacaacataaaaatataaattattaatttaaacataaataaaacaactagtaattattaaaaatcatcaatCATCCGCGCATCCCTCGAGTTataggctagtatatatatattacaaattaatGGAACggattttttgaaataagaaaaCAAGAATATGCGAACTAAAAAATCAGGACAAGAAATGTTAGTTTAcaattaaaaatacaattatatttGTTAAAGTAAATTTCTGCTAGTGCCGGCTTTTGGAATTCAGTGTCTGTTTAATCATTTCCCATATCTAAATGGGTAAATGGGTCGGATATTGGATCACCCATACATATCCACGAGTTTCCTAGTTATATACATATCCATTTTCAcgtgtattttaaaaatttgtgtaTAGTTGCATCCCTTTAACAATGCAACGATTGTAGCTAACATCCAAAATAAAGGAAGAACAACCCAAATTGTTTTGTTTATCCGATCTACAATATTGATAACAACTTGAATTTTCATTTACATGTAAAAAACTTTCGAAATCAAAATCTTGTTCGTATCAACAACCAATTCTGTTGTACTTGATTTCATAAGGAGATCATCTACGTTTATGTAAAATCGTTCGTGCTTGATGATGGCGCTGGTAGAGGTATTTTAGAATGTCGTGCTCAATTTTTGTTACGTTCTCGACTGATTGATAACTTCCTTCACTACTAAAATGATGATTGTTTGATAAGTTCCTTCACCTTTTGCGTGTATGCAAATAATTGAAGTCATATTTGCATTATTTTGATCTGTCATTTTTTATGATACAGAAACAAAACTACTGATAACAATTTGACCTGTATTGTGTTGCTGATCTACACTTCCAATGATAATGTTCTTCCTGTTGTGCAAATAAAGATTACTTGATGTAGACGCTTCTTTGTGTCGGCTATATTTGTATCGATTTGCCTCATAAGAATATCATCATCTAGGTTTGTGAAAAATCGTTCATTCCTGATGAATGAAGCTGGAAGAGGTATTTCAGATTGGTGTACTCTTCTTTTGTTATGTTAACGACAGCTTTGATAACCTAATgtttattatttgtaaattaatactttaaaatcaaaacattaaaTTACTTACAAAGATTGATCTGCTTTtggataatataatattaatatagtaTGAATATTTAACTTATGAAGTGTGGGTCGCACTCAAGAGAGAATATagagaaccaatgcttaaaataaaaacatggaatcctgacaaaaaaaataggaCCATGGAAGCACTAAGGTTCGGCAACAGATGCCTAATTTTTATATAGATTTTCAGGAttcaaatctaaatacatgtttttttcatcgttgtttatgttcaaaagtaatttcaaaatatgatacataaataagacatttttttcatgtgTAGTTCTGTTGCATACCCTAATCAATATTAGAAATAAACTAATGGTTCTCTAGGTTTCATGACTAACGATTCCATGTGGAAAATGACCCAGTGAAGTGTTTATGTATATTTAAACTATGAAATATTGATTCTTGCAGAAAAATCTTATGAAATATTATGTATTGAGATGCTATCATTAGAaaagataaaaacaaaaaaaaaggtcATAGACATATCAATacttttcttgaaaaataaatttatttcaataaaaaagaatgtaaatgattattaaaaatttagcataaatatattattttttaaaactaagTTGTTGTGCATGTTTGAGGAAGGCGGCTTCTAGTTTTTCCGATAAGAAGCCggcttttatttcttttatccgtttgtgtaaaaagtcagatGCATTTATATAAAGTTGAGAATAGTAACTTTTATTTCATGACTTCTATCTTTTTCCTAAACAGATTAATCACTTACtcctataaatttattttatcatttttttttaaattacccGATACACCCCGTTATTTTCACAAAAATAATCGGATAAAAGTTGAAAGACcaagaagaaaaaggaaaaagaaaatagaaggaGCCCTGAATGAGTGAATGTTGATGTTGTAGTACGGAACAGACTACTTCACCGTCTGCCTGCTTGGTCTAATTGAAATGTGAGCTGCTTGAATTGTTTCTAGGGTttccaattgaaattactggtctaaactgaatttgattattaatctCCCATGGGTAACAGCTCCGTAGACGACGATTCCCCCGACTGGCTTCGCTCTTTTCAGGTACCCCTTTCTTCATCATTGTTTGCAGCTTCACTTTGTTAAGTACCAGTTAATTATATTTCTCACACTTTGTATCTTTAGTATGTATTATCACCTGCTAATGTTATAATTGCGTAATTCGTGTTTTGTTTCTCTAGACACCAACTCAATCAGCCTTCGCCCTGCCCTCCCCCTCTCAGCTGTCTTTATCCGACAGTGATCACATTCAGAATGGGAAAGACGATGACGAcgacgatgatgatgatgatgaattgCCTTTACAGGAAAGGTACGCGAGTGTCGACAAGAAGCCGACACTTGACAAAAAGAGGAAAAGGGTTACTCGGACTCCTGTAACCGGTAACTGCATTTTCTGGTTATCGACATTCTTAATTTGAGCTTGCTTTGTTATTCGTGCTGTATATTTGTTTTTGGTAATATTGCAGGGGAAAAAGCTGGGGGAACAGCTTCGAAGCAAAAGACATCCGATAAGTCAGCCAAAATTGATGTAAGATGTTACTGTAGTTTGATTGTTTGACATGCATGTAAGTGCAAGTGCATTAGCTCGATCCATGTGCTCAAGACAACCTGCTACAATCTTCTCATGTCTCTTGGTTTATGATCATAGTATCAAAGGAATGACTGCTTTTTATATTAAACTACTTGTAATTTTAGCACTTGTTTTGGGGTCGAATTGGATGTAGTTGTTTCTAAGATGGTATAGATTAGTGTAGTGGCATGTGCTGCATATCGAAATTCTACTAGGGTGGCTTGGAAATGGTTAAAACCGGCAAAGATATGTACAATTctattatataaaagaaagaagaaaaaatagACTGCTTCTATCGTTTTATTAAGAGCAAATATTccagatttgaaaattgaaagaaGATTCTGGTCCTATTAACGACGCCCTTACAGATTTCTTATAATACATTCACAACATTGGTGAGCTTGCAAGAAACAACTTCCAGATGAAAGCCAAGAGATGCAAGATTCATATATGCTAATTGCTACCTATGTTTATTGCCAAGAAATTGTGCTACCTTAATTTTATGGCATTTTGCCTTctatagtttttatattatgtttgctCAGTCTCTATAATGTGTATATATTAGTGAAGGTTTGATTTCAGAGTATATAACATGGGTGTTTGGCTAGACTATTCTCCTCTTGTTAGAGAAAAATAAGTATAGgcaaacacccactatatt of Daucus carota subsp. sativus chromosome 3, DH1 v3.0, whole genome shotgun sequence contains these proteins:
- the LOC108211249 gene encoding chloroplastic import inner membrane translocase subunit HP30-2, producing MAEGKTGVVEMTRGMMGQNENPVTLFQTKFKELESGFKSWLAKQSLGVEAAVVTATSAAQGAAIGGFMGTLTNDVNSVLPTPPPNAALNPQAMASLQQAQALAGGPLVQARNFAVMTGVNAGITCVMKRIRGKEDVQSSMVAAFGSGAMFSLVSGMGGPNQAANVVTSGLFFALVQGGLFKLGEKFSKPPVEDVLYNKTRGMLSSLGLQNYEKNFKKGLLTDNTLPLLTDSALRDVRIPPGPRLIILDRIKRDPALKETRGR